CTGAGTGTTCTGCTGGATCAATCTCTCCCCTGTGCCCTTTTGGCTGCAGAAGGGGCCACgtctctctgtgctgccagcacagaaattATTCTTGGACTGACGTCTTCTTTTAGCCTCCTACTTCTATTTAATCAGTTATATTTGTGGTTTGCAGAAAGCTTTTCTGTGTTCATACACTTGGGGCATTCTGCAGATGGTTCAAAACTTAAAAAGCCATTTACAGCTAAAGTATAACAACACTCTTCtgatgccaaaaaaaaaaaaaaaaaaaaaaaaaaaagcagcacattaGCAGTTTGCTCAGAATTTCCAGCCTGCAGCTttgcctgctgccagggagtCTGAGACGACTTGAGGCTCAGGTACATTTTTCCTTGATCTGGTGTTCATTTTTGAGATAGCTCTGGTTTGTTTGGCCTGGAAGACTTTCCCCAAAGAAGGTTTGTCATTCCAGCAAAGGGAGAAGCACAATACAGTCCATGAACTCTGCACTCTGCTGTGTCTCGTTTCCTGCCCTTTTCTGTAATTGCTGAATGATGATACACAATGATAAAATCTCACACTCCCTTCTCTGGAAAGACCTGGCAGGTTCCCCACTTCTTCgatctcctttcctctcctttgccTGTCCTGTCATGCCCAGTGTGACATCATCAGCTCTTCCCAAACCTGCTGGGGCCAGGGAGCACCCTGGGGACTGTAATGCTGCGGGGAGACTCAGGGAGGATGAATGAACCATTGATCACCCAAAGGATGAGCAAGCTgagcctcagctgcaggagcctctTGCCCATTGTTATAAGGGAAGCTGACTTAATGCCAGCTGTTCCCTCTCACTTTGGTCTGAGCCCAGATCTGTGTCCTTGAGGTGTGGGATGGACATAAGCTCAGGCATAGGGCTCCCAGCTACCACAGACTAGAAAGCATGAAGTTGGATCAAAGTGATTCCATCAGGTTTTTGGCTCTAAAAcaatttcctctcctctctggcCCTCCCTTGGTCGCTCTCCAGCAGGCGagtgggcacaggcacagccagaacctgctgctgcccagctgagTCACTAATCCTgaacagcagctcagcctcaggCATCATTTCTACCTCTCAGGTAGTTTCAGGAAGGGTTTTAGCAGTGATCTGTTACACACGACAGTGATAGAAATTATTGCTACTCATCCCTGTGCAGATTAAGCAATGGTTACTTTAGTTCCTCaagtgcagccctggggcagcatGAATAGCCCTGTAAAAGTTTTTGTGCCTGACAGTGTGATTTAAAGACAGTCAAAAGAGACAGCAGGCCTGTAGGGATGAGGTTTGCCAACCAGCTGGATGCTGGGCTCATGGCTCAGAGAGAGcacctgacagcagcagccttgcTGAAGCCATCTAAGTTCAGCTTACAGGAGAAAGTGACTTTTTATGATCCTAAGAGTTTGAGAACTGAGCTTGTTTTTGTTGACTTTAATTACCAGGTGTGTGGGACAATGACCTCAAACCTCATCATTCCATAACTGCCTTCATTTTCTATCACACAGTTTATGTCTTAGCCAGTCCCATGTATTTACAAGCACCAAGTTCATTAGAAAAAAGCTGTCCCAGGCAGAGCCCCCGTCCCTCCAGGTGGAACCCATGTCCCTCCATTCCCCTCCTCTCACTGGCTTCTTATGGTTTCTCAGGACTTTCCCTGTGAACACAGAACCCAGAGGCTTTGAGGGATTGCATGTCAGTGATCAGACAAGACAAGTCTGCAGCTGCACGAGcgagaagaaaaagctttattaaATGTGTCCAGAGACACCTGCATGGAATGAGGGCAACACATGAGGAAGAGCAGGTGAAGGGAGCACACATGGCCTCAGGCACTTCTTGGCTCAGTCTGATGCTCTCCTGAGCCAGGGGCTGTCCTAGCGAGTGGTGAGTGCCACCTGCTCCCGGGAGGACACCACCTTCCCGTCCTGCACCTCCTCCACGATCGTGCGCACCTGGCGGGACGATGTCACGACTGCAAAGGAAAGGGCGACCATTATTCACggcaggaaggagagaaatttcttaaaacattttcagataGTGCACATTCTTCAAGAGCTGGTGGGAATTCCACAAGGGagtggaaaatgctgctttaaaCAGGCCTGCTTTGactgggaaggggaaagaacCAGGCTGAGCGGAAAGGTGGGTTCTTACCATCTCTGCCAGAGTGTGAGGACATGGCCGAGGAGTACTGGGAGGAGATGCTACAAGGGAAGCACAAAACCAAAGAGATGTTAGGGACAAACTCTGTTGTTGCTGCTACACAGGCTCTGTGTTCAGgcaggagaaaaacagagaaggcTCATGGAGATAAAAGTGTTGCTCCACTTGGCCGCTCCTGAGGGACAGAGGAACCACAGCAACACCCCACTACAGCCAGACACCAGGGACAGAGCACTGGGCATCCACAGCTGATGTGAACAGAGAAACCAGCCTTGAAAGCTCTGACTGGGCTGACACCCTGGGCACTTTGTGTCAGTGACCCTCCCAGCCGCCCTCCCAGCGGAGCCCCTCACGCACTGGGCATcctctccctccagcagccGGCGGTACGTGGCGATCTCCTGCTCCAGGCGGCACTTGACGTCCAGCAGGACCCTGTACTCGTGGTTCTGGCGCTCCATGTCGCAGCGCAGCTCggccagctgctcctccacGCCCGTGATCAGCATctgcagctgggccagctgGGTGCCGTAGCGCGCCTCCGTGTCGGCCAGGGTGCCCTCCAGCGCCGCTTTCTGCGGGACGGGCACGGGCTCAGGGGGCggccagggtgggcacagccctgcatcccCCTCCCTGCATGCCCAGCCCTGGTACCGTGCTGAGCTGCGACTGCAGGTCGATCTCCAGGCTCTGGATCGTGCGCCGCAGCTCCGTGATCTCCGTCTTGCcgctctgcagctgctccgtGTTGATGGCCACCTCCCGGTTCAGCTCTTCTGTCTGCACAGAGGCAAAGccctcagagccctggcagcagcccctgccccagccctgtgctcactgctcagctccagctcctcaccttGCTGAAGAACCACTGCTCGGCGTCCCTGCGGTTCTTCTCCGCCAGGCTCTCGTACTGCTCCCGCATCTCCGCCAGGATCTTGGTGAGGTCGATGCCAGGAGCAGCGTCCATCTCCACGCTGATCTCCCCACCCACCTGCCCACGCAGGGCAGTCATTTCCTGACACAAAAAAGACACAGCACACGTCAGAGGGACATGGCATCTTCTCATGGTGagaaatttcttctttgcaCCCAGCACAGGAACCCCACAGACCTCCTGGAGGTCCTGCCTGAAGGGATTatttctctcccctttcctgGTCAAGTGTCTCCTGACAGCCCTAATTCCAGAAACTCCCGTGCGTTTGGCCTGACTGTTTCCCTGGTGCACAAGGAATGTTTGTAGGTCCTAATTTGAGCCCTACTCCATGCTCACCTCCTCATGGTTCTTCTTCAGATAAGCCAGCTCCTCCTTCAGGTTCTCGATCTGCATCTCCAGGTCGGCTCTGGACAGGGTCAGCTCATCCAGGACCCGGCGCAGGCCGTTGATGTCAGCCTCAACACTCATGCGCAGAGCCTGCTCCGACTCAAACCTGGGGACAACACACACAGCTGCATATACCCACCTGATGGagcatttttcttgtcttttccttccccaaCTCAGTGTATTTTTGCCAAGAATCTTTAATTCAATGTGTGTACACAGCTCTCACAGTGCAGAAACAGCAGCGCTGTGCCCAGGAAGAGATGAACTATTCCCAAATGTCCCACTCCAGCGGAAAAACCCCAGGTGCAGATAAAAAACACCTTGAACAGCCAggatttcccccctttttcaCAAAAGCTCTTGGAGATGTTGGACTCACTTGGTTCGGAAGTCgtctgctgccagcctggcattGTCGATCTGCAGGACGATGTTGGCATTTTCAACAGTTGCAGAAAGAATCTGATGGGAGATAAGTCAAAGAGTTAAAAAGTCATTTCAAACACTGAGTGATCCCATCCAGAGAAGgactggagcagcactgggccATGGACTTCCATGTGGGCTCTGCAAAGAAGGAGATGGAGTGCTCGTTTCCATCTCCCATCAGCACGGGCTCAGTCCCCTGGGAACACTGCCATGGGCATGTCACCCTGCCCAGGTGCTCACACcatgctgagccctggctgcacTCCAGGCTTTGGGAATGGGAGCAGCCCAgctaagaaggaaaaaagggttgaggaaggaaggagtgcCTTGTGCCTACCTCATTTGGCTTTCATAATTACACCTGAGGTGCAAGTATTTGCGCTGACATTATGAAAATGGTTGGCCATTTAGTGAGCAGGAATTTCTGTAGCCACGAGCTAATGAAGAGCTGTAAATTCTCCTGCTTCAGGGGATATCCAAGGAATAATCCAGGAATATTGATGTGGCCATTTCCCAGctggcaggggagagggagggaaggatcTGCCTTCCCGTGGATCAGGAGCAGAAGGTTTCTTTGAAACCCAGCACTTCATCACTCAAATCCACAgacagctcctgcctccagaTGTTTCTGTGCTCCATCAGAGTACACTGACATGCTGGAATCTGCAGAGGAGCTTCCTGCATCAAGGCAAGCCCTTTCCCCCAGGGTGAAGCCCAAGAAATTTTAGGAATGTGAGTTCCCTCCAGGGGCTGACCCTGCCCCATTTCCCAGGAATTTATTCTTACAGACCAGGTATGACATTGCCCAACCGCCCACACCTCATTCCCTCAGTGAGCCTGAGCTCACTCAGGATGAGTGATAAGGGCAGAGGGGGGCAAGCAATGGCAGgccagggagggatgggcaaATTCTGATGTTTTGGCTGAAGgagttttgtttaaaatcatCCAGGGAGCTGCTAAGTATAGAGAAATTACCTTGGCCATGACTTCATCTGCTGCATTTTACAGCAGGGCACACACCTGATTTCAGCACCTACCACAGCCCAGTGAGTTCCAATCCTGGACTGGACTCTGTGTCGGCAACTCCCAAAGAACAAGATCCCATGGGGCagtttctttctattttaactTCTACCTTTACCCTCCTCAAAGGATATGGGGAAAAATCTGATTTGTAGGATATTTGTGAGAATGACTATTCATCTCCATCTGCATATCACTCAGCAGTGAACAGGGCCAGGAGATAACAAGTCCCTGCCTGCTAAGAACGCCATCAGGAGCCTAACAGGGAGCAGCTATGGGGCACAAGCAGTaagaaggaaggcaggaggtgACAGTGTGGCAGCAAGTACCATCAGGTAACCTGAATCTATCTGCCTCCTTTCCTGCCCCATCTTTCTCCCTACACCAGAACAGTCAACAGGAAGCCCATTCTGGTGCCTGGTGATCTGCTGTTCATAGTGACTGTTATTgcaaagctctgcttttcatttcacacGAATTACCCGCTATTTGATAAACCTCTCCCCTCCAGCTGTAACATGAAAAAGGTCATCTCTTCACAAGTGACTTTGGTGAAGATGTCCCGTTAATGCCAGCATCCTACCTTGTTCCTGAGCTCCTCGATAGTCCTGTAGTAGGGGCTGTAGTCACGGTCAGGACCAGGTCCCTGCTTCTTGTACCACTCCCTGATCTTCACCTCCAGGTCGGTGTTGGCCTCCTCCAGGGCTCGCACCTTGTCCAGGTAGGCGGCCAGGCGGTCGTTGAGGTTCTGCATGGTCTCCTTCTCCCCCGCCGGCAGGATGCCATCACCGCCTCCAAAGCCTCCAAATCCTCCTCCAAAGGCGGCCCCAAAGCCGGCCCCATAGCTGCCCCCAAAGCCCCCGCCCAGGGCCCCTCCTGCGCTGCTGCAGTAGCTGCCCCCAAAGCCGCTGCCGAGCCCCGAGACCACGCGGGAGGAGACGGAGTAGCTGCCGGAGCCCCCGTGCACGCTGGGGGCCCGGTACCCTCCTCCCCCGACACGCACGGAGGAGACCCTGCTGGAGCCTCCCCCCAGGCCCCCGAAGCCCTTGAGGGAGGTGGAGGACGAGTATTGCCTGACAGTGGTGCTCATGCTGGAGGCTGGAGGTGCAGGGAGAGGCGGCTCGGCagcgcagcagcagcagcagcagcagcgagtGCTCGCTCCCCTGCCTCGGGGCTCTTTATAGCCCGGCCAGGAGGCGTtgccacacttttttttttccttctttttttttctttttttttttttcccttgcattCCCGACGATTTTCATCACTCATAAAGCCTGAGCCAACTTCCAGAATCgtcatttttgcctttgttcTATTCATGCTTTTTGTCATATTGCACTTGAAGCTTTTTCTCTTACAAAGAGCATCTTTATGCTTCTTCCGTTTCCAAGTAAATTGTCAGGTGTGATTAAAAGGAGGAGGCTCCTTGCTCAGGGCTATGATTTAATTCCTTCTGCACTGTGAGCTTTGAAACAGAGCGGTGCAGGATTTGAGGGAATAGCTCAGCATCTCTTTTACTGTGGCTTTTTGCCCCAGCTACAgtttcctgtccctgcttgggctgcacacacacacctgcagggacagcagccgTGTTGTGAGACCCTGAATGCACCTCCAAAGCCCCTGAGTACAATGGTGCTGGAAGGAACTTGGCTGCCAATCCTGGAAATACAAGTCCGCTCTTTTATCCGCAGGGAGAGGGATGAGCAGTCatgaaaaagcaatgaaaaggGAATTtgtgctccagggctctctggagTCTTCACTTCAGAGACCACCCAAGAGTGGGGGACTGTGGAAAGGTGATAGGATGGGTTGTCTTCTTTGTGAATTTAGCAAACCATCCCAAAAGGACAGGGTATGGAGGCTAGCTAGAAATTATGAGATGTCCACGGAAAATGTGGAATAGCAGAAAGTAGATGAAGGACGTAAGGAAAAAGCTTCTGGTGTGTAAGCCCTGTGAGCAGGAGCACAAAGCTgacaggagcacagctcagcagctgatGCCAGTGATGTTTTTCTGTCAGTTGTGAGCAGGCAGGACAGCTTCACTGTGAATTTGGAGCTTATGGCTCCCATCTGAACGGAGCTTCAGGAGAGACAGAGATCATCTCTGGCAAGCAAAAAAGGCTCCAGAACCGAGCACAGTGGTGTGGCCAGGCCCTGCtgacccacagcacaggcagaaccCACCAAtctgagtgtgcctggctcATCCTGCAGGGTGTGGAAGGGAAGGGATTGCTCATGTGTGCACACGGTGGATTGTTGGGCTGTCTCTGCAGACAGGCCCCAACAGCCCCTTCCCAACAGCCAAGTTCTTCCTTAGATCATTTGCCaaaggaggggagaaaagggaatgGAAGGAAGAACAAAGGTACATTGCTGAGGAGCTCAAAGGGCACAACTCCCTCCCCTCCATCTGCAGAAAGCTGGAGACAGTACAGGAGTGGGATGTGTCCTTGGAATATCAGGATTGGCTGCTATGGAGAAGTGGTTCCCTATCTCCACTGGTGGATGGAGACAAGTCCGTGCAGCTCGGAGAGCTGGAGGATCGGAGcctctgctggctctggctgtgtctGTCCCCTGGATGTGTTCCTGTCGTGTGAGCGCCGGGCACAGCGCCAGGGGACGCCCACTCGCTGCTCGTCCTGCCCAGGTGCGGATGGAAAAGGTGCAGCAGCAGGCGGGGGCGGCCGGGACGTGGCGCTGCCAGGAATGTGCTTCGTCCCCATCTTCGTTTCCTCACCTCTGCCCGGGCAATGCCGCGGTTTGTCCTCTCTGATTGCAGCGGTGATGTGGGGAAAGGGCGATGTCAGAGACAAAACCGGTGCGGAGCCCCTGTGTGAGTCCAAACGCTCAGCCTTGTCCTGAGCAAAGCCCCTCAGAGTGGCACAGTGTCAcactgtcacctgtgtcacacaGGTGATTCACGGTTCTTCCTCTGTGGGGAATTgccttttctttcatcttttgtTTGCCATTGATCTGCTATGCCATAAAAACACACGTTGCCCAGAATATCTGTGATACTTTGGTAATGCCACAGGGCAGCAATTAAAATCATGAGCATTAATTAAGAGTTAAAACTACATTAACCACTCAAGGACGTTATTTCCATGACCTCCCATTGAACACAACCACAAGGACTGCATGTTGTTTCTACCACAGCCTTTGAAGTAAAAGGCTGAGTATGAAACCAGATCCTGCCTCTCTTCTTGAGCACGTGCACACTGTGAGcccatttttaatattattcaaAATCAGAATTCCAGTCCTACGGCATAACAGGAGCTTCATGGTAGCACAATGGTGTTCAAACATACAATTGGTCTTACTTTGGGAGAAAATGGAGGTGAAGTTCTGGCTCCAAAATTACATATCAGCAGATGCAGATACTACCTGGACAAAAccatttccctctttttatatgtttataaaGTTTGCCCTGGAATGCAATTATCATCAAAAAGTTCCCTAAAATGAGCTGGAAACCATGCCTTACTGTCTGTTTCTAAAGTGGTCTTTTCTGTCAGAGGAATTCAGTGTTGCCTGAGAAGTCAAACCATCTTTCTAGACTAAATTCCCACTTTCTGAAACCTGCctcaagctgctgctgcctgtcagcatgagccacccctgcagctccctcctccaTGGGGTTTCCTAAGGTCAGGACTAATTATTAATGCTCAAGGCAGGAGAAAATTGACATCTGTTTTCCACACCTCCCTCACACTGTGCAGGAGTAATTAAAGCAGGGGATTTCATTAGCAAAGTGTTATTTGTTGTTTCTATAGGAACACAGGTGTGCCAAGACATTTACAGGAGGAAAATATAAAGCAAGGGTGAATTCCAGCGAGGCACCTCAGCATCCCTGCACTGGGTGTTGCAACAGCCAGAGGGGCACAGGCATGGCAGGGGACTCAGAGGAGCTGCAAGATGTGTTGGTGGTCCCTGCACCACCCATGGGGACAACAGGGTCCCTAAGAGGTGACCTGGAATGGGGTGTGGCTGTGCAACCTGTGTCTGTCCCGACCCTTCTCAGGTATCTGATCTTGAGTGATTCAACCCTGTCTTTACCCAGTGCTGGGACATGAATTCCCCCAGGGAGagtccctgggctgctctgggctccctcctcagggctgtgggtgTGGAGGGAGCACAGTCTGCAGGACCatggaggtgctggggctggaagtGCCTCAGAGTGGGAGGGTTGGgaattgtgctgctgctgacctGTGGATCAGCCAAGGATGTGCAGCAGCCTTTATCCTAACCCACTGATGAGCTCACTGATATCAGCATTAAACTTCAAACCAAAGCTGTGTCTCCTCTGGCCAGTGGATGCTGGGGATGCTTGGGGCAGCCAATGCCCCACAAGGGTCACGGGGGTCTGCTCCAAGGggacagaatcccagaatcccagaataatgaggttggaagagacctctaagatcatcgagtccaacctgtgccctaaCACCCCAGCTAGACTATAGCACCAAgggccatgtccagtctttttttaaacacatccagagatagtgattctaccacctccctgggaagagcattccagtactttattattctttcagggaaattttttttcctaatatccaacctatatcTTCCCTGATGTAGCTTGAGACAGGGGGGTCACAGCCCAGGcagtgggcagagctgcagggcagggggttgAGGGCCTCAGAACCATGGAGCCCTGCcaacctggctgcagagcagatgaTGCACTGCAGGCTTCATTCCAAtgtttgggggaaaataaagaattctCTCTTATCTCCTCCTACATTCCAGACAGATTTCTGTAGAAGGGTTTTAAAGCTGTgtggccagctctgctctcactcTCATTCAGTTGCTCTGCTCTGATTCATTTCATTGAGTTAGAAGTTGGATTTACAAAGTAATAAATGTGTCAGAATGCAGCCAAGAATGTGTCTGGACTGGCTTTCCAGGAACGCTGGGCTGGCTGACTGCAGTGGGAACTGCTGTGTCAGGAGCAGTCACCGGCAGCCGGAGAGTGCCACAAGAACTCCCAGAAGaattttaatcctttttcttGCACAGACCATACCCTCCTCTTCCCATCACTGTTTTCTTCACCCTTCAGTGGCGCCCTTGGAAGCAGGAACCAAACTGAGCTGAGTTTGCCTGTCtggagggacagcagccctCTGACAgatccctgtcctgcctgcagcttcAGACTGTTTCACCCCAAAGTCTGGGATCCAgaatgaggagcagctgctggggcagagctggggcgTGGCATTTGCAGGGTCCTGTCTGCATCACT
The sequence above is a segment of the Molothrus ater isolate BHLD 08-10-18 breed brown headed cowbird chromosome 27, BPBGC_Mater_1.1, whole genome shotgun sequence genome. Coding sequences within it:
- the LOC129046591 gene encoding keratin, type I cytoskeletal 14 gives rise to the protein MSTTVRQYSSSTSLKGFGGLGGGSSRVSSVRVGGGGYRAPSVHGGSGSYSVSSRVVSGLGSGFGGSYCSSAGGALGGGFGGSYGAGFGAAFGGGFGGFGGGDGILPAGEKETMQNLNDRLAAYLDKVRALEEANTDLEVKIREWYKKQGPGPDRDYSPYYRTIEELRNKILSATVENANIVLQIDNARLAADDFRTKFESEQALRMSVEADINGLRRVLDELTLSRADLEMQIENLKEELAYLKKNHEEEMTALRGQVGGEISVEMDAAPGIDLTKILAEMREQYESLAEKNRRDAEQWFFSKTEELNREVAINTEQLQSGKTEITELRRTIQSLEIDLQSQLSTKAALEGTLADTEARYGTQLAQLQMLITGVEEQLAELRCDMERQNHEYRVLLDVKCRLEQEIATYRRLLEGEDAHISSQYSSAMSSHSGRDVVTSSRQVRTIVEEVQDGKVVSSREQVALTTR